A single window of Eucalyptus grandis isolate ANBG69807.140 chromosome 1, ASM1654582v1, whole genome shotgun sequence DNA harbors:
- the LOC120292829 gene encoding uncharacterized protein LOC120292829 — protein MADWVAAFAVGLISHNQGNSSAHVVEVDEGLQAFWASFLLLHLGGPDTITAFSLEDSSLWPRHLLSLIFQVYTAIYVFVRIFPSDKSLMIPTILVFLAGVIKIVERTLALYLSSLPRVRESTLLEKELRMAEDSQLLEELNVLGDGHGCSDEGRAKLDESIVIKHAYPFFQIFKVFIVDLIFTKQQREMSCEYFAKVSAMDALRVISVELDFIYEKLHTKALTIRHKWSYIFRIITCTSVAVALGQFNRLKKYGLLELDVKITHVLLFGGIILDGIALLMLIFSDWTIARIKYNTTWSSKLDLFLHKLVSTMDYLRKPRYATCEVEPNTNVTYEVLDTPLIFLRWSESISACNLFSEALKESPRKICKCNQFWGIIIIKNICSLPFQMVDKIISCVHQAGQTIERFCGKRSMIVNAKYVSKNHFIKKLWIIIFNEVKEKSRGLDNPEKVRHIVKTSGNLFFPRKLLSRNLDEVVEHITKANFHIDIIRLHIATEIWYNIEISIGRNDEREFSKILSDYMLYLLLNQPTVMSTVAAVGIAQMISSETLRELRDRIISDVTKDPEGMCKKLYNTVGFRARAVLGGNYHSESLLNEGVHLAHEMEDLGKMKWNFMSQAWLGMLLYAAVNIKGEAHVQVLSKGGELLTFIWLLMAHFGCFYKPEWGMYYEFWDEWGEYLRSQSDE, from the coding sequence ATGGCTGATTGGGTAGCTGCATTTGCGGTTGGGCTCATTTCTCACAACCAAGGCAATTCAAGTGCTCATGTAGTAGAAGTAGATGAAGGACTTCAAGCATTTTGGGCCTCATTTCTCTTACTACATCTTGGCGGTCCAGACACCATCACTGCCTTTTCTCTCGAGGACAGTTCACTTTGGCCACGGCATCTGCTCAGTCTCATCTTCCAAGTCTACACTGCCATCTATGTCTTTGTGCGGATATTTCCTAGCGACAAGTCGCTAATGATCCCAACGATTTTGGTGTTTCTTGCAGGGGTTATAAAAATTGTAGAGAGGACACTGGCACTTTATCTCTCGAGCCTTCCAAGGGTTAGGGAATCGACGCTTTTAGAAAAGGAGCTAAGAATGGCCGAAGACTCACAATTGCTTGAAGAACTCAATGTTCTAGGGGATGGACATGGATGTTCTGATGAAGGAAGAGCAAAGCTTGATGAGAGCATTGTGATAAAGCATGCTTACCCATTCTTTCAAATCTTTAAGGTTTTCATCGTAGATCTCATCTTCACAAAACAACAACGCGAAATGAGCTGTGAATATTTTGCCAAAGTTTCTGCAATGGATGCGTTGAGAGTGATATCAGTCGAACTTGATTTCATTTATGAAAAGCTCCACACAAAAGCATTGACAATACGTCACAAGTGGAGCTACATTTTCCGCATCATAACTTGCACTAGTGTTGCAGTGGCTTTGGGCCAGTTCAATCGCTTGAAGAAGTATGGACTCCTCGAGCTTGATGTGAAAATTACTCATGTCCTTCTTTTCGGAGGGATTATTCTTGATGGGATAGCTCTGTTGATGCTCATTTTCTCCGATTGGACTATTGCCAGAATCAAGTATAACACCACATGGTCATCTAAACTAGATTTATTTCTCCACAAGTTGGTATCCACCATGGATTACCTGAGGAAGCCTCGATACGCCACATGTGAAGTAGAACCTAACACCAATGTTACTTACGAGGTCTTAGATACACCATTAATATTTCTAAGGTGGTCAGAATCTATCTCTGCTTGCAACCTATTTTCTGAGGCATTGAAGGAGAGTCCAAGAAAGATATGTAAATGCAATCAGTTCTGGGGCATcatcattattaaaaatatttgcaGTTTGCCATTTCAAATGGTTGACAAGATCATCTCTTGTGTCCATCAAGCTGGTCAGACAATTGAAAGATTCTGTGGTAAAAGATCAATGATTGTGAATGCGAAGTATGTGTCCAAGAATCACTTTATTAAGAAGCTATGGATTATTATCTTTAACGAGGTGAAAGAAAAATCTAGGGGATTGGATAATCCAGAAAAGGTGAGGCATATAGTTAAGACTAGTGGTAATCTGTTTTTCCCGCGTAAATTGTTGTCGAGAAATCTCGATGAAGTTGTAGAGCATATCACCAAGGCTAATTTCCATATCGATATTATAAGGTTGCATATTGCTACCGAAATTTGGTATAACATAGAGATATCCATTGGaagaaatgatgaaagggaGTTTAGCAAGATCTTGTCTGATTATATGTTATATCTTTTACTTAATCAGCCTACTGTTATGTCCACTGTGGCGGCGGTGGGTATTGCCCAAATGATATCATCAGAGACGCTTCGCGAGCTTCGGGACCGCATTATCAGTGATGTGACCAAGGATCCGGAAGGGATGTGCAAAAAATTGTACAATACAGTGGGCTTTCGAGCAAGGGCCGTGTTGGGTGGTAATTACCATTCGGAATCCTTACTCAACGAAGGGGTCCATTTGGCCCACGAAATGGAAGATCTTGGGAAAATGAAGTGGAATTTCATGAGCCAAGCGTGGCTTGGGATGTTGCTATATGCAGCAGTTAATATTAAGGGAGAGGCACATGTGCAGGTGCTGAGCAAAGGTGGAGAGCTTCTTACCTTTATTTGGCTGTTAATGGCTCATTTCGGTTGCTTCTACAAACCTGAATGGGGCATGTATTACGAATTCTGGGATGAGTGGGGTGAGTATCTACGTTCGCAATCTGATGAATAA